The region TGTCAAACTTTACCAGACTTAGAACGTTGTTGCATTcctctgcatcaaaatctggcaaaGAAAATGTTGACccatttttcggattttttcaAACATGATTTAGCCAAAAGTCGATTCAAATGTTTTATTTCTCGATTGACACGATATTTGTACATAGATGGATAGCAACCGTTTCTAATTCACTTCATAAATAGCCATTTTGGGTATATTCTCAACTTCTTGAACAAGGCCTTGAATCTGCATCATAATACAATACAATTCGAGATTTAAAGGTTAGcgtatataagcttcaactcCGActaaagttagctttctttctgtttattttttatttttgttctcTCCAACATTAATCCACTAAACCGTAAACAAACGAAGGCAGTCAACAAAGGGCCAACATGGCATATGAGCTATTAAGTGTAACATGTGTGTGCGGAGTCTAGCCATATTTTAAGCTCGCCTGCATTTccgcatttctttttttatccTTTACAAGGAGCTTTCATTGCGAATTGCTATCCTTTTGAAATATGCGCCTAAGCGATTTATAGCACTGCAACTAGAAttaaagaaaacatttttatgtaagcatttttgaaatattactCAACCGATTATAATATTAACACATGCTTCACCTAATCACATTTTATATAATTCCATGGTATTGCATTTAATTCAATCCTTTTATGACATTTTATATgtgaaataattatatttactttGTGCTTGGCTGCTTGGTGGCTGGGAAGCTgggaaaattgtaaaataaaatatttattcccTTGCTGAAAAGTTTTAGAGGCCGAAAGGGCTTATCCTTTCAGCAGAGACCCAAGGTCGTCGAACAGCAGTTGGGAACTTGCCTTTCATTGgcaattttgtatttgtttggcccgtttgttttgttgctgtttggtAGTGCTTTATAAGTATTTTATTTGAGCACCAACATAAAAtccaaacacaaacacaggAACAGAAACAAAACCGAACAGGCAGCAGCAATGAAAGTTAAACAATGTTTGCGGCTTTGCTATCCGTTTCCGCAATAATTTCTCAAATCCTCCTGCGAGCGTTTTATGCCCTTGACACAATTTCCACAGCCGGAGCACCCTGCACCCAGCACCCAGCACCCAGAGCggaaaacttttgattttgccACAAGATAATTTGCTAGCTGGAGGCTAAAGAGGCTGGCTGTGGGCGTGGTGGCACTGGGTCGCGGCCACTTAAAGTAATGCAGGGAAAAAAATACGAGATACGAAAGAAGGCAGCTCGGCAATCCAAATAAGGAAATCAAAATGGCAAAGCAACATAAAAGGCAAGCGAAAATTGAACATCCTGCAGCAGGATGCGTTGCGGCAGAACGGTCGGTGGTCGGTGCTTGGTGGTTTTGCTGGTGGCTGGTTGGTTCAAGGAGTTCCCGGCCAAGACGAACGCCATAATTATGGGTGACCGCGATAAGGAGCTGAGAATGTAAGGGAATTGCGGGAGTCCACTCCACGTTGCAAGGAACAATTGATGCTGCGAAGGACTCTAAGGCAAACCGAGAAGTCAAGGCAACCAGAATGTGGGTGGTGTTTTTCTCAATAGAGTATATGGACTACAGGACCACAGGACTACAGGACTTGTACTGGCCAGGGACAAATGGGACTGGTGACTGGTATCCTACTTTGTGCAATGAGAAATTTCCGCTTGCTCGTTCCTTTTGCTTGAAGGATGACATTTTTGCAAATTGCcatcataataataatcaaattCGTGTAAATTTGTTTGCAAATTCAAGAAGGAAATGGTGTCAGCTGGCCCAATTCTTCAGCCCGTCGGCCCCCTTATCCTTTCACACGAAAACAGTCCGAGCCGGAGACTGGATGGGCTGGGATTATCAAGTTAATAGCTTTTCTCGTTTCAGTTTAATGTTCATGAAATTGAAAACATAAACTACAACCCGGTAGTTAGGTACTTGGGCCAGGCTTTTGAGTGATTACAGGCATGTGGCATTTGCAAACCGGATGGAGTTTAATTATATCTATTAATTaaagtgcaaaaaaaataaggacaACCTGACGGCATAGCCAATAGCCATttcatattaaaaattgtaatttacTTGACATAAAAAATAGTTGGCAAATAAAACGAAgctgaaattaaatttccacCGAGAGCACAAAGTCCTTTCCAACTTTAAATTGACTTGCCTGGCATTGAATCAGTCagtcattcattcattcattcactcTACCAGTGCAACGCCTTGCAAAAGTAATCTCCACAATGTGAGATCTGTTTTATGGTTACTTCGAGCGGCTTATTCCGAGGACCTCTTAGAATGTAGCTACTGAATGTATGTATGAGTTTCAAGGCTGTTCGCAGGTGAATGCCAGACTGTGGATGTGTGTATGGCAGGTGACAGAAGGATATTTCTTGGAAAAGCCACAGGGAGACCCTAGTATTTTCTGAGGAGATAAACTGGAATTACCCTGATCCCGGCTCACTTTTAATCTGTTCAGGAAACTCGtttgatttcaatttcatGCGGTCACCAATCGATGAGGCTTTTCAGTCTGTCCCAACTTTGGCCGGCACGTCAAAAGTTTCCGTCAACTTCATTAGGCCAAATCTGACGGCCAACAGACTGAGCCCCGCAAATGCCCGTCATGGTCAGCCACTTGTGGATATCCGGAGCTTTCCTTACGGCCCCGACGATGAAGTCCTCCGTTCTCAGCATTTTGGCCCAAAGCGTCGAAATTAAATGAACCACAAACTCGGACAAAAGTTATTTAGCCAAGTGATACCATGGATGGGTAATGGGTTGCCAGTTGCCCCTTTTCAGGCTGACTGGCAGAAATTAAAGGCCTTACTGACTCGTGATTTGACTGAAACTTGGAGCATTCATTTGCAAGAGCCTCTCAGCATTCGAATATTTTCACAGTTCGTTTTCCACAGCGTCACCTTGGCTAACTTATTCGGCTTTTTGCCCACTGATTGTCGAGGGCGTAAAGTTTGCCGCTCAAAAGTTGCTCTCGAGTATCCTGCCGAGGGTGAAATAACTTTGACACAAAAGTTGGCCAACCAAAACCTTTCCAGGGTCCACTTCTCCGGCTCTTTTTCCTTTGTCTTGAATGCTAATCAAGAACGGGAACTTGAGACGACGGCCTGGACAAATCtgaataaacttttaaaagtGCGGCAAAGCCCCCTCCgaggagccaaagttgattgGCATTGCAGTGGAGCTTAATAGGTAATTGCTTTAACCCTTTTTGTGGTCAATAATGCCAGAAAAATAAGTTTCAAATAGGCTTTTCAGATACTTGTTGCATGGGCTcttaattcaatttttaatagCCTTGAACTTTCGGATTTTTCACAAAAACTTAGTAGACTgtttgaaaatgaaattaaatattaaatcaaaGTGTTGCAATTGAGTTCcttaattgaattatttacaatttgtGAAAGAGACATGAGACTGAACACGCTTTGGAGTTCGATGGGGGCCATGAGCTGCGGCTCCCTGATCACCTACTTGACGCTCCGACATTTCGATGGGCAGCCGTCGTCTGCTTTCTCATCTGGAGGCGGGGATTCCATGCGCGAGTTGGGATCGAAGGATATTGGAGCCTGGCTTCATGAATGGGACCAACCCAAGCCCGTGCCCCAAAATGTGGCAGAACGCGACGAGTCATCCGCCCTTCGGCATATTATCCTGGTGCGGCATGGTGAATACACGAAGTCTTCCAACGGCAGCCACCTCACGGACTTGGGGCGCCTCCAGGCGGAGAGGACGGGCCGTCGGCTGCGGGAAATGGGCGTGGCCTGGGACCATGTGGTGGCCTCCACCATGCCACGAGCCCAAGAGACGGCCATGATCATCCTCAAGGAGCTTAACTTCGATCCACTGAAAATGAAGCGCTGCACCTTGCTGCCCGAGGGAACGCCCTATCCGGGGGATCCTCCACAGAAGCGCAGTGTGAGGAGCATTGACATGTCCTACCAGCGAGATGGGCCACGCATCGAAGCAGCCTTTCGGCGGTATTTCTTTCGTGCCACACCGGAGCAGGACCACGACTCCCATCTGCTTATCGTGGGCCACGCCAACGTCATTCGTTACTTAATCCTGCGGGCGCTGCAACTGCCGCCGGCTGCCTGGACCCGGCTCAACCTGAATCACGGCTCAATTACCTGGCTGACTGTGTGGCCCAACGGCTATGTGACCCTCCGCTGCATGGGCGATTCCGGTTTTATGCCCGTATCCGAGCTGACCTATCGAAGGCCGGCGCCCGCGCAACTGGCCGTAAAATCAAATGGAAAATAGCTCATGATTAAAGCCGTTTCACAGCCTCTGgccctcctttttttttggcatagaTTTAGATTTGGTGGAATGCGTCATTTGGCTGCAAGTGGAAACGTGACATCCGGCACATTTTGtcgcaactgcaactgcaactggcGCAGCAACTGGGGGGCTGTGAGACCACTTTaactttggccaaaatcaCTTGGCCAACATACTCGGCCAGATGCATTTGTATCTGCATTTATGCACGGTAGGGTGGATATTTTaaagatgaaataaaaactacTATTTTTTGCCTCCTAGGATACAAAAATTGTACATTTAATAGAAATTTGtatagtttatatttttgaaaaattagttCGCTACTGATTTGTGGTTCACCCTAATGCACATGCACATCCTGCGGCCACATTGCCAGCGGGCGGACTCCACTCATTTTGGTCCACCCCAGTCGCTGGCACATTTGCGCCACTCTTTCGGGTTTGTCTCTGCTCATTAGTGCGGCTTTAATTTTGGTTATTGTGCCTGTCCCATGTTGTTCGGGTTTGGTTTctggtttcggtttcggctTGGTTTTTGGctctggctttggctttggctctgGACTTGGGTTTAAGTTTGGGTATGGGCTCCAGTTTCGGATTTTGTACTCCCAGGCTCTGGAAGACTGGGCAGGGGTTTcgggttttggttttggctgtggctgtggcgTTGACGTTGCGTTGGCTTGGTCGCCGTTGCTACTGGCGTTTCATTAAATTTGCATCCGTCCacaatttgaatttaatttgttggGGCTGAAAATTGCATTATTTCCATCCGCCCGAAGCGTCAGCTTCAGAATTTGCTCCACTCCTGCAGCCCCCACACTTTCAGGATTCCTCCACTGCCACTCTCAACGAGTGTCAGCTGCTAAATATTTGCCTCGCCGCATAAATTCTGGAGCacataaaaagaaaatgtttacttTATGGTCCCTATTATTGCCATGGCGGTTGACTGCCTCACAATGGCCCTTGATGTTGGTTGTGCACacatatatagatatataccCTATGATAGTCATAATATATGCAGCTGAAATGCACCCAAGTCACCTTTGAAATGTTATTGAAGGACTCACTGATTTATAGACATCGACTTGGGAAATGCACATTCATTTCAATGATTAAATAGTTAAAGTAGCAGTATACATTTATTTCAACTTCAAATAATCCATTTGATATTCAACAAACtggaaataaaatgaaagctTACGATCTCTTGTTAAGTATACTATTAATTTTACATCCTTTTTCCAAAGCGGATCGCGGTACTGTGAGTGACCTGAGCGATGACACCTTTGAGCTTTTGATCTCTGGAGGACACAAGCCGGACAGCAATAGATACTCCCGGCATGTGGTCTCTATACGAACCCTCAATTATGTTGAGGTCCAGGGGGACAACCACTTTTGCAGCGGAACTCTGATCAGCAGTCGGGCCGTTCTGACTGCTGCCCATTGTGTGACGGAGTAAGTTTCTAAACTACACCAGAGCTAGACTCATGTGCATCCTTAGTCGTTACAAGGCCTCCATGAATCCAAGGGGTCTACGGGTCATTTTCGGACATGTGGACCGCCTGGCTTACTACACGGAAGACCACACCAGTCGTGTGGATCAGATTATGGTGCATCCGAAATATGAGCGGTACAAATCCCATGATTTGGCCATTCTCTGGCTAACAACAAGGATTCCCAGCCATAACCATGATGTGGTGCCGCTGCTGATGCGTAAGAAAGCGAATCTAACCGTTGGCATCCACTGTATTACTATGGGCTGGGGTCAAATTTATCAGGTTAGAAATCGATCATTGCATTCCTAGATACCATTCATACatagatatttattttcagcATGGCCCGTATTCGGATGAACTGCTCTATATGGATGTAATCATTAGTAATTCTTCTCGGTGCGACGAAAACATTTCTGATTTCAATGAGGAGGAGAGCGTGTGCGTGAAGCCGATGAAGGAAGGCGAGTACTGTGCCGGCGATATGGGCGGACCACTGATATGCCGGGGGGCTTTGGCCGGAATCATCGGCGGAAGCCTCGGCTGCGCCGGCGGCAAGGCCATGAAGTTTGTCAGCTTTCTTAAATACAGGAAATGGATAGTGGGCACTGTGCACGGAATGACAGCCTCTAAACGACCTCTGTTTGTGTATCTTCCAGCTTACTATTGGATATTAACAAATATTCTACATTGGCTTTGGAAAATTCAATGGGAGCTTTGAATATTATCATTCCCGTTTACTGTATGTAATGTgcttgatttaaaaataaatatacagtCCCAAAGCTACTTTCAAAGCGACTATTTTCTCCGAAATGCAAAGTCCTTTTGTACTTTATGAGCCCCGGGCTGTTGCACTGCTGTGTTTTGAATTTGCGGTGCAGGACGACTTGACATTGATGCGCTGCCTTACAAAGGACGACAAGTGCACACAAAGAACGCAAACGCCCGATTCCCATACCACCTTGGCGGTCATTCAGGGTGAATAATACGAGAAGCTTAGCCACATTCGGTAGGAGATGTGATTTTGCATTGGATAATGTTCGAGACTTAAAGTTTGGAAAGTCCCTTCAGGCTGGCGTG is a window of Drosophila bipectinata strain 14024-0381.07 chromosome 2R, DbipHiC1v2, whole genome shotgun sequence DNA encoding:
- the LOC108125663 gene encoding trypsin-3; the encoded protein is MKAYDLLLSILLILHPFSKADRGTVSDLSDDTFELLISGGHKPDSNRYSRHVVSIRTLNYVEVQGDNHFCSGTLISSRAVLTAAHCVTDRYKASMNPRGLRVIFGHVDRLAYYTEDHTSRVDQIMVHPKYERYKSHDLAILWLTTRIPSHNHDVVPLLMRKKANLTVGIHCITMGWGQIYQHGPYSDELLYMDVIISNSSRCDENISDFNEEESVCVKPMKEGEYCAGDMGGPLICRGALAGIIGGSLGCAGGKAMKFVSFLKYRKWIVGTVHGMTASKRPLFVYLPAYYWILTNILHWLWKIQWEL
- the Pgam5-2 gene encoding serine/threonine-protein phosphatase Pgam5, mitochondrial, with translation MRLNTLWSSMGAMSCGSLITYLTLRHFDGQPSSAFSSGGGDSMRELGSKDIGAWLHEWDQPKPVPQNVAERDESSALRHIILVRHGEYTKSSNGSHLTDLGRLQAERTGRRLREMGVAWDHVVASTMPRAQETAMIILKELNFDPLKMKRCTLLPEGTPYPGDPPQKRSVRSIDMSYQRDGPRIEAAFRRYFFRATPEQDHDSHLLIVGHANVIRYLILRALQLPPAAWTRLNLNHGSITWLTVWPNGYVTLRCMGDSGFMPVSELTYRRPAPAQLAVKSNGK